The following coding sequences are from one Apteryx mantelli isolate bAptMan1 chromosome 36, bAptMan1.hap1, whole genome shotgun sequence window:
- the CALR gene encoding LOW QUALITY PROTEIN: calreticulin (The sequence of the model RefSeq protein was modified relative to this genomic sequence to represent the inferred CDS: inserted 1 base in 1 codon), translating to MSPLGLPFLLGALLGLVAAGPTQYFREEFGDGDAWSSRWVESKHKSDYGKFILTAGKFYGDAEKDKGIQTSQDARFYAISSRFEPFSNKDKTLVVQFTVKHEQNIDCGGGYVKLFPAGLNQEDMHGDSEYNIMFGPDICGPGXKKVHVIFNYKGKNVLINKDIRCKDDEFTHLYTLVVRPDNTYEVKIDNSKVESGSLEDDWDFLPPKKIKDPEAKKPDDWDERAKIDDPEDTKPEDWDKPEHIPDPDAKKPEDWDEEMDGEWEPPVIQNPEYKGEWRPQQIDNPDYKGKWVHPEIDNPDYTPDPTLYAYESFGVVGLDLWQVKSGTIFDNFLITDDEKFAEEFGNETWGATKEAERKMKEQQDEEQRKKQEEEDKKRKEEEGDDDAEGDEDEDDDDEEEGDKEEEDEAGAALKDEL from the exons ATGAGCCCCCTCGGTCTCCCCTTCCTGCTCGGCGCCCTCCTGGGGCTGGTGGCGGCGGGGCCCACCCAGTACTTCCGGGAGGAGTTCGGGGATGGAG ACGCCTGGAGCAGCCGGTGGGTGGAATCCAAGCACAAGTCGGACTACGGCAAGTTCATCCTCACGGCCGGCAAGTTCTACGGCGACGCTGAGAAGGATAAAG GCATCCAGACGAGCCAGGACGCCCGTTTCTACGCCATCTCCTCCCGCTTCGAGCCCTTCAGCAACAAGGACAAGACGCTGGTGGTGCAGTTCACGGTGAAGCACGAGCAGAACATCGACTGCGGCGGCGGCTACGTGAAGCTCTTCCCGGCCGGCCTGAACCAGGAGGACATGCACGGCGACTCCGAGTACAACATCATGTTCG gCCCCGACATCTGCGGTCCCG ACAAGAAGGTCCATGTCATCTTCAACTACAAGGGGAAGAACGTGCTGATCAACAAGGACATCCGCTGCAAG GACGACGAGTTCACCCACCTCTACACCCTCGTCGTGCGCCCCGACAACACCTACGAGGTGAAGATCGACAACAGCAAGGTGGAGTCGGGCAGCCTGGAGGACGACTGGGACTTCCTGCCCCCCAAAAAGATCAAGGACCCCGAGGCCAAGAAACCCGACGACTGGGACGAGCGCGCCAAGATCGACGACCCCGAGGACACCAAGCCCGAG GACTGGGACAAGCCCGAGCACATCCCGGACCCCGACGCCAAGAAGCCGGAGGACTGGGATGAGGAGATGGACGGCGAGTGGGAGCCCCCCGTGATCCAGAACCCCGAGTACAAG GGCGAGTGGCGGCCGCAGCAGATCGACAACCCCGACTACAAGGGCAAGTGGGTGCACCCCGAGATCGACAACCCCGACTACACCCCCGACCCCACCCTCTACGCCTACGAGAGCTTCGGCGTCGTCGGCCTCGACCTCTGGCAG GTGAAGTCGGGCACCATCTTCGACAACTTCCTCATCACGGACGACGAGAAGTTCGCCGAGGAGTTTGGCAACGAGACCTGGGGGGCCACCAAG GAGGCAGAGAGGAAGATGAAGGAGCAGCAGGATGAGGAGCAGCggaagaagcaggaggaggaggacaagaagcggaaggaggaggagggcgacgACGACGCGGAGGGCGACGAGGATGAGGACGATGACGACGAGGAGGAAGGCgacaaggaggaggaggacgaggcggGGGCTGCCCTCAAGGACGAGCTGTGA